The following are encoded together in the Deinococcus soli (ex Cha et al. 2016) genome:
- a CDS encoding HU family DNA-binding protein, whose amino-acid sequence MAKSTKPAAKKPAPKKGAAKPAPKAEAGKIAKTQIIDMVADKTTLNKKQAGDAVATVIDCIVDALRGGSSVGLPGLGTLSVTHTAERTGVKPGTSERITIPAGKKVRFKVATTLKGTL is encoded by the coding sequence ATGGCCAAGAGCACCAAACCCGCCGCGAAGAAACCCGCCCCCAAGAAAGGCGCGGCGAAACCCGCCCCGAAAGCCGAGGCCGGGAAGATCGCCAAGACGCAGATCATCGACATGGTCGCCGACAAGACCACCCTGAACAAGAAGCAGGCCGGGGACGCCGTCGCGACCGTCATCGACTGCATCGTCGACGCCCTGCGCGGCGGCAGCAGCGTCGGCCTGCCCGGCCTGGGCACCCTGAGCGTCACCCACACCGCCGAGCGCACCGGCGTCAAACCCGGCACCAGCGAACGCATCACCATCCCCGCCGGGAAGAAGGTGCGCTTCAAGGTCGCCACGACCCTCAAAGGCACCCTCTAA
- a CDS encoding UbiX family flavin prenyltransferase produces MRLVVGVSGGSGMPYAESILRALRDLGVESHLVVSSGAKRVMTAEESGPQLPDLTALASVVHDDRDLAAGVASGSFRTDGMLVVPCSAGTLAKIAQGFADNLVARAAHVTLKERRRLVLVLREDPLPRPMLLNMLAAHDAGATVMTASAGFYHAPGSVDELLHFVTARVLDQFGLDVPGFRRWREDGA; encoded by the coding sequence ATGAGGCTGGTGGTGGGGGTGTCGGGCGGCAGCGGCATGCCGTACGCGGAGTCGATCCTGCGGGCGCTGCGCGACCTGGGCGTGGAGTCGCATCTGGTGGTCAGCAGCGGCGCCAAGCGCGTCATGACCGCCGAGGAGTCGGGGCCGCAGCTCCCGGACCTGACGGCGCTGGCGTCTGTCGTGCATGACGACCGGGATCTGGCGGCGGGCGTGGCAAGCGGCTCGTTCCGGACGGACGGGATGCTGGTGGTGCCGTGCAGCGCGGGGACGCTGGCGAAGATCGCGCAGGGGTTCGCGGACAATCTGGTCGCGCGCGCGGCGCACGTGACGTTGAAGGAGCGGCGGCGGCTGGTGCTGGTGCTGCGCGAGGACCCACTGCCGCGCCCCATGCTGCTGAACATGCTCGCCGCTCATGACGCGGGCGCGACCGTGATGACCGCCAGCGCGGGCTTCTATCACGCGCCGGGCAGCGTGGACGAGCTGCTGCATTTCGTGACGGCGCGGGTGCTGGACCAGTTCGGGCTGGACGTGCCGGGCTTCCGCCGCTGGCGCGAGGATGGCGCATGA
- the pth gene encoding aminoacyl-tRNA hydrolase gives MKIIVGLGNPGAQYAQTRHNVGWLVLDELARRAGASWRKEGKDAEVAEVRLGPGVGVKVLLVRPLTFMNASGKAVAPLVSFYKLGGESLLVLQDDLDSPFGLLRVRMGGRHGGQNGVRDIIRLLGHEAFARLKIGISRPPAGWAVPDWVLSRWREEEKADLAELVQLGANAAEVWAASGLAEAQGQFNGTDLRPKPPAPPEPPKAAPDGDAVPAGRTPQDTAGTAAHTGGRVEKTEEG, from the coding sequence GTGAAGATCATCGTGGGCCTGGGCAATCCGGGCGCGCAGTACGCGCAGACGCGGCACAACGTGGGCTGGCTGGTGCTGGACGAACTGGCCCGCCGCGCCGGGGCGTCCTGGCGCAAGGAAGGGAAGGACGCCGAGGTCGCCGAGGTGCGCCTGGGCCCCGGGGTGGGCGTGAAGGTGCTGCTGGTGCGCCCGCTGACGTTCATGAACGCGTCCGGGAAGGCGGTGGCGCCGCTGGTGTCGTTCTACAAGCTGGGCGGTGAGTCGCTGCTGGTCTTGCAGGACGACCTGGACAGTCCGTTCGGGCTGCTGCGCGTGCGGATGGGCGGGCGGCACGGCGGGCAGAACGGCGTGCGGGACATCATCCGGCTGCTGGGGCACGAGGCCTTCGCGCGCCTCAAGATCGGGATCTCGCGCCCGCCAGCGGGCTGGGCGGTGCCGGACTGGGTCCTGAGCCGCTGGCGCGAGGAGGAGAAGGCTGATCTGGCGGAACTCGTGCAGCTGGGCGCGAACGCCGCCGAGGTCTGGGCCGCGTCCGGGCTGGCGGAGGCGCAGGGGCAGTTCAACGGAACGGACCTGCGCCCGAAACCGCCCGCCCCGCCGGAACCTCCGAAAGCCGCCCCGGACGGGGACGCTGTCCCGGCTGGGCGAACCCCGCAGGACACGGCGGGGACGGCGGCGCATACTGGCGGGCGTGTCGAAAAAACAGAAGAAGGCTGA
- the ispD gene encoding 2-C-methyl-D-erythritol 4-phosphate cytidylyltransferase → MRVAALIPAAGSGTRLGLGPKAFVEVAGRSLLGRSAAALAPHVAEVLVALPAGLDLPGDVPARAVTGGDTRQASVLALLRATDAEVVLVHDAARPFLPGAVVGAVIAAAREVGAATAALPVADTLVRAGPGGDCGTLWGTLTPREGLWAVQTPQGFRRDLLLAAHGAALADGFAATDDAGLIARTGGAVRLVPGDARLFKVTTPGDLALAQALAPVWDAQVWDAGGA, encoded by the coding sequence ATGAGGGTCGCGGCGCTGATCCCGGCGGCGGGGTCCGGCACGCGGCTGGGCCTGGGCCCGAAGGCGTTCGTGGAGGTCGCGGGCCGCAGCCTGCTGGGCCGCAGCGCGGCGGCGCTGGCCCCACACGTGGCCGAGGTGCTCGTGGCCCTCCCGGCGGGCCTGGACCTGCCGGGGGACGTTCCGGCCCGCGCCGTGACGGGTGGCGACACCCGGCAGGCAAGCGTGCTGGCGCTGCTGCGCGCCACGGACGCCGAGGTGGTACTGGTCCACGACGCGGCGCGACCCTTCCTGCCGGGCGCGGTGGTCGGCGCGGTGATCGCCGCGGCGCGTGAGGTGGGCGCGGCGACGGCGGCGCTGCCGGTGGCGGACACCCTGGTGCGGGCCGGGCCGGGCGGCGACTGTGGCACCCTCTGGGGCACCCTCACCCCGCGCGAGGGGCTGTGGGCGGTGCAGACCCCGCAGGGCTTCCGGCGTGACCTGCTGCTCGCCGCACACGGGGCGGCGCTGGCCGACGGGTTCGCCGCCACGGACGACGCGGGCCTGATCGCCCGGACCGGCGGCGCGGTGCGGCTGGTGCCGGGGGACGCGCGGCTGTTCAAGGTGACCACGCCCGGCGACCTGGCCCTGGCGCAGGCGCTGGCCCCAGTGTGGGATGCGCAGGTGTGGGATGCTGGGGGGGCATGA
- a CDS encoding DUF4126 domain-containing protein: MELLSGLLSSLGLSGAAGLNAFIPLLVVGLLSRADVIQLNAPFDLLANPWVLLGVAVVGLLDFVGDKIPGVDHVLHVAGGVVNAAAGAVLFAAQSGVADVPPALSMALGLIVAGGVQATRTAVRPVATATTAGLGNPVVSTVEDGTSLLLSALAVFAPLVAALLLVVIVVGVYRFWSARRVRRLT; this comes from the coding sequence ATGGAACTCCTGTCCGGTCTGCTGTCGTCGCTGGGTCTGTCGGGTGCGGCGGGCCTGAACGCCTTCATCCCGCTGCTGGTCGTGGGGCTGCTGTCCCGCGCGGATGTCATTCAGCTGAACGCGCCGTTCGATCTGCTGGCGAATCCGTGGGTGCTGCTGGGGGTGGCGGTGGTCGGCCTGCTGGATTTCGTGGGGGACAAGATTCCGGGGGTGGATCACGTGCTGCACGTGGCGGGCGGGGTGGTGAACGCGGCGGCGGGCGCGGTGCTGTTCGCGGCGCAGTCGGGCGTGGCGGACGTGCCCCCGGCGCTGAGCATGGCGCTGGGCCTGATCGTGGCGGGGGGCGTGCAGGCGACCCGCACGGCGGTGAGGCCGGTCGCGACGGCGACGACGGCCGGTTTGGGCAACCCGGTGGTGAGCACCGTGGAGGACGGCACGAGTCTGCTGCTCAGTGCGCTGGCGGTGTTCGCGCCGCTGGTGGCCGCGCTGCTGCTGGTGGTGATCGTGGTGGGCGTGTACCGCTTCTGGTCGGCGCGGCGCGTGCGGCGCCTGACGTAG
- a CDS encoding glycerol-3-phosphate acyltransferase yields the protein MPDLTDLPPAPTLLVTVLAFLLGSLVSGVLYSRARGADIRDRDLPGGSGTWRQFGRGAGILVSAGDILKGIVAALLARALVPQGGEALAALVTGAVVAGHCYPVFFGFRGGGGIAPLLGALLVFTPGVLLALLLTAAVVIPTYKATLQARLKLNAVPFTTAVAVPVGLLVGALTGGFWPLLAGGAVMAVRAAHLLRGGA from the coding sequence ATGCCCGACCTGACTGACCTGCCGCCCGCCCCGACGCTGCTCGTGACGGTCCTGGCGTTCCTGCTGGGGTCGCTGGTCAGCGGCGTGCTGTACTCCCGCGCGCGCGGGGCGGACATCCGTGACCGGGACCTGCCGGGCGGGAGCGGCACGTGGCGGCAGTTCGGGCGCGGCGCGGGGATTCTGGTGTCGGCGGGGGACATCCTGAAGGGGATCGTGGCGGCGCTGCTGGCCCGCGCGCTCGTCCCGCAGGGCGGTGAGGCGCTGGCGGCACTGGTGACGGGCGCGGTCGTGGCCGGGCACTGCTACCCGGTCTTCTTCGGGTTCCGGGGGGGCGGGGGGATCGCGCCGCTGCTGGGGGCGCTGCTGGTGTTCACGCCGGGCGTGCTGCTGGCGCTGCTGCTGACCGCCGCCGTGGTCATTCCCACGTATAAGGCCACGCTGCAGGCCCGGCTGAAGCTGAACGCCGTGCCGTTCACGACGGCGGTCGCCGTGCCGGTGGGGCTGCTGGTGGGCGCGCTGACCGGGGGCTTCTGGCCGCTGCTGGCAGGCGGGGCCGTGATGGCCGTGCGGGCCGCGCACCTGCTGCGGGGCGGCGCGTGA
- a CDS encoding putative bifunctional diguanylate cyclase/phosphodiesterase, with product MLTRLTAAIASATQPGGAGLAEAVLSITDTLVVVLDPQGRVVRFNPAAERLSGFSFEEVRGQVLWPFVLPEHEVAGVVQAFESLAAGDYPNRYENHWQTRRGEWRYILWSNTALLDARGRVALVVATGVDVTREREERRARQETEDRFRALFEQSADGVVLIDPHDPEVPWRIVDCNEAFCRMNGYARDELVGQSVDLLHPYPMMAEEGGELFAWIREEGQVHGEGSHLHRDGTVFPIESASSVVTVGGRELILGQDRDIRDRKRTEEQLRLLAAQLAHDSQHDALTGLPNRTLLLDRLQVELRRAARDGRALAVIHLNLDGFRRVNDTLGHAVGDAVLREVARRLQEDVRPSDTVARLGGDEFVVLIPDVGGRPEAGGVARRLQAALAQPIDVDGQPVNVRGSMGVAVSPPDSSLPANLLRQADLAMTQAKREGKNGVQFFQKSLDAAVHGQLHLEARLRAALDAGGLHLHYQPQVDTTTGALLGFEALVRWTDTQLGLVSPARFIPLAEEAGLIGPLGAWVLDEACRQAAEWRLRVPIAVNVSALEVAQEDFTQRVHATLRRHGLDGGQLKLEITERLSVQDLQRAARQLAQLHGLGVQLSLDDFGTGQSSVSTLLQLPLNELKLDRSLITGVAESPIEQRVVSALISLGRSLNLTVIVEGVETPEQLRVLRDLGCGAVQGYLTGRPGPASMWTPHLGGPLPLNLPERSAGAGDGEPLLN from the coding sequence ATGTTGACCCGCCTGACTGCCGCGATTGCGTCCGCCACCCAGCCTGGTGGGGCGGGCCTGGCCGAGGCCGTGCTGAGCATCACCGACACGCTGGTGGTCGTGCTGGACCCGCAGGGGCGCGTGGTGCGGTTCAATCCGGCGGCCGAGCGGCTGAGCGGGTTCAGTTTCGAGGAGGTGCGCGGGCAGGTCCTGTGGCCGTTCGTGCTGCCCGAGCATGAGGTCGCGGGCGTCGTGCAGGCCTTCGAGTCCCTGGCGGCCGGGGATTACCCGAACCGGTACGAGAACCACTGGCAGACCCGCAGGGGCGAGTGGCGGTACATCCTGTGGTCGAACACGGCGCTGCTGGACGCGCGGGGGCGGGTGGCGCTGGTGGTGGCGACTGGCGTGGATGTCACGCGGGAACGGGAGGAACGCCGCGCGCGGCAGGAGACCGAGGACCGCTTCCGGGCGCTGTTCGAGCAGTCCGCGGACGGCGTGGTGCTGATCGACCCGCACGATCCGGAGGTGCCGTGGCGGATCGTGGACTGCAACGAGGCGTTTTGCCGCATGAACGGCTACGCCCGGGACGAGCTGGTCGGGCAGTCCGTGGACCTGCTGCACCCGTACCCGATGATGGCCGAGGAGGGCGGCGAGCTGTTCGCCTGGATCCGCGAGGAGGGGCAGGTGCACGGTGAGGGCTCGCACCTGCACCGCGACGGGACGGTCTTCCCGATCGAGAGTGCCAGCAGCGTGGTGACCGTGGGCGGGCGCGAACTGATCCTGGGGCAGGACCGCGACATCCGGGACCGCAAGCGGACCGAGGAGCAATTGCGGCTGCTGGCGGCGCAGCTGGCGCACGACTCGCAGCATGACGCGCTGACGGGCCTGCCGAACCGCACGCTGCTGCTCGACCGCCTGCAGGTGGAACTGCGCCGCGCGGCGCGTGACGGGCGGGCGCTGGCGGTGATCCACCTGAACCTCGACGGGTTCCGCCGGGTGAACGACACGCTAGGGCACGCGGTGGGCGACGCGGTGCTGCGCGAGGTGGCGCGGCGCCTGCAGGAGGACGTGCGCCCGTCGGACACCGTGGCGCGCCTGGGTGGGGACGAGTTCGTGGTCCTGATTCCCGACGTGGGTGGGCGGCCCGAGGCGGGCGGCGTGGCGCGGCGGCTTCAGGCGGCGCTGGCGCAGCCGATCGACGTGGACGGCCAGCCGGTGAACGTGCGCGGCAGCATGGGCGTGGCGGTCAGCCCGCCGGACAGCAGCCTCCCGGCGAACCTGTTGCGGCAGGCGGACCTGGCGATGACGCAGGCCAAGCGCGAGGGGAAAAACGGTGTGCAGTTCTTCCAGAAGTCCCTGGACGCGGCGGTGCACGGGCAGCTGCACCTGGAAGCGCGGCTGCGCGCGGCGCTGGACGCGGGCGGGCTGCACCTGCACTACCAGCCGCAGGTGGACACCACGACGGGCGCGCTGCTGGGCTTCGAGGCGTTGGTCCGCTGGACGGACACGCAGCTGGGGCTGGTGTCCCCGGCGCGGTTCATTCCGCTGGCGGAGGAGGCCGGGCTGATCGGGCCGCTGGGCGCGTGGGTGCTGGACGAGGCGTGCCGTCAGGCGGCCGAGTGGCGCCTGCGCGTGCCGATCGCGGTGAACGTGTCTGCGCTGGAGGTCGCGCAGGAGGACTTCACGCAGCGGGTGCACGCGACGCTTCGCCGGCATGGGCTGGACGGCGGGCAGCTGAAACTGGAGATCACCGAGCGGCTGAGCGTGCAGGACCTCCAGCGGGCCGCGCGGCAGCTGGCGCAGTTGCATGGCCTGGGCGTGCAGCTGTCGCTGGATGATTTCGGGACGGGGCAGTCGTCGGTCAGTACACTGCTGCAACTGCCGCTGAACGAGCTGAAACTGGACCGTTCGCTGATCACGGGTGTCGCCGAGTCCCCCATCGAGCAGCGGGTGGTGAGTGCGCTGATCAGCCTGGGCCGCAGCCTGAACCTGACGGTGATCGTCGAGGGCGTGGAAACCCCGGAGCAGCTGCGGGTCCTGCGGGACCTGGGCTGCGGGGCGGTGCAGGGCTACCTGACGGGCCGCCCGGGCCCGGCGAGCATGTGGACGCCGCACCTGGGCGGGCCGCTGCCGCTTAACCTGCCCGAGCGGAGTGCCGGGGCGGGGGACGGCGAGCCCCTGCTGAACTGA
- a CDS encoding P-II family nitrogen regulator has product MKLVTAVIRPERVQQVKEALFQAGISGITLGRVSGHGGEQEVVEHYRGTRVMVEFRDKVEVRMAVSEPFVQAAIDAICLGARTGEVGDGKIFVQPLEQVVRIRTGERDNAALTPVTETRLTPA; this is encoded by the coding sequence ATGAAACTGGTCACGGCTGTCATCAGGCCCGAACGGGTCCAGCAGGTCAAGGAAGCCCTCTTCCAGGCGGGCATCAGCGGCATCACCCTCGGGCGCGTCAGCGGCCACGGCGGCGAGCAGGAAGTCGTCGAGCACTACCGCGGCACCCGCGTCATGGTCGAGTTCCGCGACAAGGTCGAGGTCCGCATGGCCGTCAGCGAACCCTTCGTGCAGGCCGCCATCGACGCCATCTGCCTCGGCGCGCGCACCGGCGAGGTCGGCGACGGCAAGATCTTCGTCCAGCCGCTCGAGCAGGTCGTGCGCATCCGCACCGGCGAGCGCGACAACGCCGCCCTGACCCCCGTCACCGAGACCCGCCTCACCCCCGCCTGA
- a CDS encoding 4-(cytidine 5'-diphospho)-2-C-methyl-D-erythritol kinase — MSDPAAVTYFAPAKVNLGLSVRDLRSDGYHELHSLMVPLSVGDDLEIAPADTLTLRVEGADLPEDDGNLVLRAARAYLDAAGVAGGAAITLHKRLPLASGLGGGSSDAATTLMALARLYPASVDLPGLALRLGADVPFFLLGRAAVASGVGEVLSPTPVPRAALVLLNPGVEVSARDAYAWLDAEETFTPALDIEGILAALSNGRPVPYVNALQGPVAARHAPIREALAALTGAGLHSPLMSGSGSTCFALARDDAHAHDAAQVLAGQHPGWWVQPAQVLG, encoded by the coding sequence ATGAGCGACCCTGCTGCCGTCACGTACTTCGCGCCCGCCAAGGTGAACCTGGGCCTCAGCGTCCGGGACCTGCGTTCGGACGGGTACCACGAACTGCACTCGCTGATGGTGCCCCTGAGCGTCGGCGACGACCTGGAGATCGCCCCGGCCGACACCCTGACCCTGCGCGTCGAGGGCGCCGACCTGCCCGAGGACGACGGGAATCTGGTGCTCCGCGCGGCGCGGGCGTACCTGGACGCGGCGGGTGTGGCGGGCGGCGCGGCGATCACGCTGCACAAGCGTCTGCCGCTCGCGTCGGGTCTGGGGGGCGGCAGCAGCGACGCGGCGACCACGCTGATGGCGCTGGCGCGGCTGTACCCGGCGAGCGTGGACCTGCCGGGCCTGGCGCTGCGGCTGGGCGCGGACGTGCCGTTCTTCCTGCTGGGCCGCGCGGCGGTCGCGTCGGGCGTGGGCGAGGTCCTGTCTCCCACCCCGGTGCCGCGCGCCGCCCTGGTGCTGCTGAACCCGGGCGTGGAGGTCAGCGCCCGCGACGCCTACGCGTGGCTGGACGCCGAGGAGACCTTCACGCCCGCCCTGGACATCGAGGGCATCCTGGCCGCACTCTCCAACGGCCGCCCGGTGCCGTACGTCAACGCCCTGCAGGGACCGGTCGCGGCGCGGCACGCCCCGATCCGCGAGGCGCTGGCCGCCCTGACGGGCGCCGGGCTGCACTCGCCACTGATGAGCGGATCCGGAAGCACCTGCTTCGCGCTGGCCCGCGACGACGCGCACGCACACGACGCCGCGCAGGTCCTCGCGGGGCAGCACCCCGGCTGGTGGGTGCAGCCCGCGCAGGTGCTCGGCTGA
- a CDS encoding DoxX family membrane protein, giving the protein MTTRPAAPSTSRPRSAARVLLGAFMTLAGVGHLTFQRQEFQAQVPTWLPVNRDAVVLGSGVLEVAFGLAMLSGRRRRTVGLALAAFFVLIFPGNVSQYVSRQSAFGLDTDQKRLTRLFFQPVLVAWALWSTGALQRQGAPGRPGAGGGRRED; this is encoded by the coding sequence ATGACGACCCGCCCTGCTGCCCCTTCCACGTCCCGTCCGCGCTCGGCGGCGCGCGTGCTGCTGGGGGCCTTCATGACTCTGGCGGGCGTGGGGCACCTGACGTTCCAGCGGCAGGAGTTCCAGGCGCAGGTGCCCACGTGGCTGCCGGTGAACAGGGACGCCGTGGTGCTGGGATCGGGCGTGCTGGAGGTGGCGTTCGGGCTGGCGATGCTCTCGGGTCGGCGGCGGCGGACGGTGGGGCTGGCGCTGGCGGCGTTCTTCGTGCTCATCTTCCCGGGGAACGTCTCGCAGTACGTGTCGCGCCAGAGTGCGTTCGGGCTGGACACGGATCAGAAGCGGCTGACGCGGCTGTTCTTCCAGCCGGTGCTGGTGGCCTGGGCGCTGTGGAGCACGGGCGCGCTGCAACGGCAGGGGGCGCCGGGCCGTCCGGGGGCGGGTGGGGGCCGCCGCGAGGATTAA
- a CDS encoding HesA/MoeB/ThiF family protein, with amino-acid sequence MTGPRSPGLTRPELRRYSRALLVPEWLDAGAQERVKAAHVLVVGAGGLGSPVIASLAGAGVGTLTVADDDRVDLSNLHRQTLYATPDVGRPKAELAAARAQSINPHVQVRAAPRVTPDTLPGLLGGVTLVVDATDNFETRYLIADTCAAQGREWIWGAASGTAGMVSVFGPHAGLRDVFPDPGDDLSCDEAGVLGPVPALTGQLMALEALKVLGGVGQPLRGRLWTFDALTGRARTLTLRARAQADTP; translated from the coding sequence ATGACCGGCCCCCGCTCCCCCGGACTGACCCGCCCCGAGCTGCGCCGCTACTCGCGCGCGCTGCTGGTCCCCGAGTGGCTGGACGCCGGCGCGCAGGAACGCGTGAAGGCCGCGCACGTTCTCGTGGTCGGCGCGGGCGGTCTGGGCAGTCCCGTGATCGCCAGTCTCGCCGGGGCGGGCGTGGGCACCCTGACCGTCGCGGACGACGACCGCGTGGACCTGAGCAACCTGCACCGCCAGACGCTGTACGCCACACCCGACGTGGGCCGCCCCAAGGCAGAACTGGCCGCCGCGCGCGCCCAGAGCATCAACCCGCACGTGCAGGTGCGCGCCGCGCCGCGCGTCACGCCGGACACCCTCCCGGGACTGCTGGGCGGCGTGACGCTCGTCGTGGACGCCACCGACAACTTCGAGACGCGCTACCTGATCGCCGACACCTGCGCCGCGCAGGGCCGCGAGTGGATCTGGGGCGCGGCCAGCGGCACGGCGGGCATGGTCAGCGTGTTCGGCCCCCACGCGGGCCTGCGCGACGTGTTCCCCGATCCCGGCGACGACCTGAGCTGCGACGAGGCGGGCGTGCTGGGGCCCGTCCCGGCCCTGACCGGGCAGCTCATGGCGCTGGAGGCCCTGAAGGTCCTGGGCGGGGTGGGTCAGCCGCTGCGCGGCCGCCTGTGGACCTTCGACGCCCTGACCGGCCGCGCCCGGACCCTCACCCTGCGCGCGCGCGCCCAGGCCGACACGCCGTAA
- a CDS encoding M42 family metallopeptidase has protein sequence MSKKQKKADAAPAATVPAATMTDLRLDLLMRLSDLPGVPGQEDAVRDLVLAELDGLVDEVRVDAMGNVIARRAPRKPRKGEVAERVMISAHMDEIGFLVRFIDERGFLRVQALGGFDTRNLFARDVTVHARGGALPGIMTPGGKPVHIASPEERKKIPEVKEFFIDLGLSADEVRAQVRVGDMVTLDQTARQVGRLVCGKAMDDRASVFLLLETLRALRGQELRHELIAVFSTQEEVGLRGAITAAYGVQPTVGIGLDVTLAVDTPGVAPDEAVTQVGQGIGIKVFDSSMISHRGLVDGFWDLAQERGIPAQLEVLALGGTDGAAIQRSREGVPTLTLSLPTRYIHTVVEAVHVDDLRAGVDLLVAYLR, from the coding sequence GTGTCGAAAAAACAGAAGAAGGCTGACGCGGCCCCGGCTGCGACCGTCCCCGCCGCGACCATGACGGACCTGCGGCTGGATCTCCTGATGCGCCTGTCGGACCTGCCGGGCGTGCCCGGGCAGGAGGACGCCGTGCGAGATCTCGTGCTGGCCGAACTGGACGGCCTGGTGGACGAGGTCCGCGTGGACGCCATGGGGAACGTCATCGCCCGCCGCGCGCCCCGCAAGCCCAGGAAGGGCGAGGTGGCCGAGCGCGTGATGATCAGCGCGCACATGGACGAGATCGGCTTCCTCGTGCGCTTCATCGACGAGCGGGGCTTCCTGCGGGTGCAGGCGCTGGGCGGCTTCGATACCCGCAACCTCTTCGCGCGGGACGTCACGGTGCACGCGCGCGGCGGGGCGCTGCCGGGCATCATGACGCCCGGTGGGAAGCCCGTGCACATCGCCAGCCCCGAGGAACGCAAGAAGATCCCCGAGGTCAAGGAGTTCTTCATCGACCTGGGCCTGAGTGCCGACGAGGTCCGCGCGCAGGTGCGCGTCGGGGACATGGTCACGCTGGACCAGACGGCCCGGCAGGTCGGGCGGCTGGTGTGCGGCAAGGCCATGGACGACCGCGCCAGCGTGTTCCTGCTCCTGGAGACCCTGCGCGCCCTGCGCGGTCAGGAGCTGCGGCACGAGCTGATCGCCGTGTTCAGCACCCAGGAGGAGGTCGGCCTGCGCGGCGCGATCACCGCCGCGTACGGCGTGCAGCCCACGGTCGGCATCGGCCTGGACGTGACCCTGGCCGTGGACACCCCCGGCGTCGCGCCGGACGAGGCCGTCACGCAGGTGGGGCAGGGCATCGGCATCAAGGTGTTCGACTCCAGCATGATCTCGCACCGGGGGCTGGTGGATGGCTTCTGGGACCTCGCGCAGGAGCGCGGCATTCCCGCGCAGCTGGAGGTCCTGGCGCTCGGCGGCACGGACGGCGCGGCCATCCAGCGCAGCCGCGAGGGCGTACCCACCCTGACCCTCAGCCTGCCCACCCGCTACATCCACACGGTCGTGGAGGCCGTGCACGTGGACGACCTGCGCGCCGGGGTGGACCTGCTCGTCGCCTACCTGCGCTGA